The Seleniivibrio woodruffii genome segment CGATAAATTCCGCAATGCGTTTGCTGGTGAGCAGCATAACGAGGACGGATATGATGATAACAGCCACCATCATTGAAACGTATTGAACCATACCCACGGCGGTTATGACCGAGTCCACAGAGAACACAAGGTCGAGCATGAGTATCTGGAAAATGATGCCGGCAACGTTAGCCGTAATACTGACCTCTTTTTCCTGTGAACTGCAATCCTCCACAGAGTGGTGGATCTCCATTGTACTTTTTGCGATAAGGAAAAGACCACCCGCAACAAGGATTATGTCTTTCCATGATATAGCTTTTTCAAAAGCGGTAAACACAGGTTCCGTAAGGCTTATCACCCACGAAATACCCATCACAAGCAGAATACGCATTATCATCGCAAGGGATATACCCAGCTTGCGCACTTTTTCCCTTTTTTCCAGAGGGAGTTTGTTTGTCAGAACGCTGATGAAGATGATGTTGTCGATACCAAGAACGATTTCAAGGAGCAGAAGAACCGCAAACGCGAACCATTGAGAAGGATCGGCAAGCCATTCCATATAGTTTTCACCTCAGTGTAGTTTTGTGGAGCGGATTATACATGATTCCACGCATAAATCCACAGGAACTAATTATGGAGAGATTATGGAGAAAAAAGTTCAGTTGGGAAATAATAGGTAGTTACACTAACTGTCATAGCAAATATATCAAATTATATAGCAATATTTTCCCATATAAATGGCAAATAATTTGCTTCTATATACATAATATAATTTTTAGTTTATAATATGGCATGGAGTTTATAAATGAATAATATGGCAAGAGAAGCAATTGGTAATCTAACAACCTATTTATTAGATTACTACTACAATGGAAAAATTAGCTTTCCTCTTAATATTGAAGAAATGATAATCAATAAACTTCAAGGAAGAATTGAACCTGATGCAACATTGGATATGTTTATAGATGCCAAGATTGTTAAATCATCAAGCAATAATAATCACAAGTTCACCATATTCATAAACCCAAACTTACCGCAGACAAGGAAAAACTTTACACTAGCTCATGAATTAGGGCACCTATTTCTCCATATGGGTTTTATGATAGATAACGCAAAGTGGGAAGCAGCCCCAGAATATATAGATGGTGCGTTTGCAAGAAATCAGTATGACACTGGTGAAAATGAAAATCAGGCTCATGAATTTGCTGGTTCATTACTAATGCCAGCTGAACAGTATAAACAGTTTGTTAGAGACAATGCTATAAATAACCAAATTGATGTTCAAGGTATTGCTAATTACTTTGGTGTGTCATACGATGCCGCATTAGTAAGAGGAAAATGGCTAGGAGTTTTTAATTGGTAAATAATACGAGTTTCAATCCGCCAGATACAAGTTTTCTTGAAACATCTGCTAATGAAGGAACATTATTTTTTCTATCTTTTGATTTGGTAAACTCAACTGAGTATAAAAATAGGTTCGCACAAGGATGGGTTAATAAAATCACTGAATTCTATTCTGGCTGCATAAACGGAGTTTCTAAACAGTTAGCAGAGAATTCTTGGCGTGAATGGAAAAAAAATGGTGACGAAGTCCTATTTTATTTCAAAATAGAATCCGATTTTGACCTTTACAAAACCATTCCTAAAATAGCTCAAATACTAAAAGAAATTATATCCATGGTTCAAAAAGGTGATGGAGCAGGCATCTTAAGCGTTAAAGCAACAATTTGGTCCGCTTTTGTTACAACAAAAAAAGAATATGTTGACAACTCAAATTTAGCTATCATTGACAAGAACACTGAAAACATGGATTTTATTGGACCAGATATAGATTTTGGATTTAGAATAGCAAAAGAAAATGCGCCAGGGATTATATGTATTGATCCTAAAATTTTGGCAATGTTTGAAGATATTCCAGCAACAGTTGGATTTCATGTTGTCGATTTCGTACAGGTCAAGGGGGTTTGGAATGGTAGGTATGTTCCTGTAGTTTGGTATCATGAAGATATTAAAACTCCTCAAAAAATATTTGAATTTGATGAATCAAAAAGAAACCACCTTGTCAAAACACTTTTTGAAACTGTCTTGAATTCTACTCAAGTTAGCATGAAACAAGTTATAAAAGACGTCAACATTAAGACTAAACTTGATAAAATTTCAAATAATCTGCAAAAATTTGAAATCCCTGGTTATAAAGACAATAGCAATATAAGAAACGTTGCTATTGATAGAATTTCTGAAACTCATATTGTAGCTATTCTTTTCAATAAAGAATTGAATAAAGTTTTCTGTGCATTAAGAGCCAACGTAAAACCAAATTTTCCTAATCAATGGGAATTTGGTTGTACTCAGCTTATCGCTGGTAATCTTACAGTTACTGAACAATTGAAACAAGCATATAAAGATGAATTTAATTTAAATATAACTAGTTTTTTTGGCGACACTGAACACCCGTATGTCGTTGACAACTATAAATTTATAGATAGTACAACAAAAAGGTGGATTCCTGGTTTCCGCTACACAGGTATCGCAGAAGGGGATCCTTCTTTTAACCCAGCAAAACATTCAAAGTCAGAATGGATTCTTTTATCTGATATTGATACAATAGCACCTGTAACTGCAGTACCCAATTTCCATGATGGCATCAAAAAAGCACATCAATTATTGAGCAAAAGTGTCATTTCTTAATCATTCTTACTCTCACCAAAACTGGCATTTCAAGACTGACGAGAAAAAAAATAACGAGCATACGTATAAGTTTGTGAGCAGTTCCGAGCGAGAACTGACGCCGTAATGCGCCGCATATCAGTGCCGAAATAAAAAAGGCGGAGGTTAGATGCCTCCGCCTTTTTACTTTATACCTGCTGATCCAGCAGCATCTTCCTGATGTTCATTATCGCTTCTGTGGGGTTCAGCTCTTTCGGGCATGCCTCAACACAGTTGTAGATAGTGTGACATCTCCAGACGCCGTGTTTGTCGTTCAGGATAGGCAGACGCTCTTCCGCACCTTCGTCTCTTGAGTCGACAATATATCTCCATGCACGCAGAGCTGCGTTGGGTCCGAGATATTTTTTGTCTGACCAGAAAGAGGGGCAAGAGGATGAGCAGCATCCGCAAAGGATACACTCATACAGTCCGTCCAGTTTCTTTCTGTCTTCCGGTGACTGATAAATTTCTTTATCAGGGTTCGGAGACTTTCTGATGAGGTAGGGTTTAACAGTTATGAACTTGTTGAAGAAGTCATCGACATCGACAACAAGGTCTCTCATAACGTTCATACCGGGCAGGGGCTGAACAACGATGTGGTCAGCACCGAGATCCTCAACTTTTGTCATGCAAGAGAGCATGTTAACGCCGTTAACGTTGAGACCGTCAGAACCGCATACGCCTTCTCTGCAAGAGCGGCGGTATGTCAGTGTGGGATCCTGCTCCCATTTGATCTGGTTAAGAGCATCCAGCATAAGGTAGCCGGGTCTTCTCAGCTCAACCTTATATGTCTGGTAGTAAGGCTCTTTATCCTTATCAGGGTCGTATCTGAATATTTCAAATGTAACTGTATTCATATTTCCGTTCTCCCCTTAGTACACTCTAGCCTTAGGCGGGAAAGGCTCAACTGTGAGAGGTTTCATACGAACGTTTCTGTATTCAACTCTCGGAGTTTTGCCGTCTTCTTCCAGATACACTTCTGTGTGTTTAAGGAAGTTCACGTCGTCCCTGTCCGGATAGTCGTCACGGAAGTGACCGCCTCTGGACTCTTTTCTGAGGATTGCAGCCTGAGTACAAGCCTTAGCAACAAGGATCATGTTGTTAAGCTCAAGTGCCTCGATGAGGTCGAGGTTGTAGACGGATGACTTGTCGTTGACACGGTAGTCGTCCATTTTGGCTTCAAGCTCAAGAAGTGTAGAGTAGCACTCTTTCATGAGTTTTTCGGTTCTGAAAACGCTCATTTTCTTCTGCATAACGTCTGTCAGTTCGCCCCAGATCTCTCCGAAGGAGTATTTACCGTTGGCGTTTCCATATTTCTGCAGAGTTGCGAGGCCTTCAGAGCCTGCATTTTCAGCAAGGGGAACAAGGCTGTTTGCCGCAGCGTATTTAGCCGCCTGCTCACCTGCCGTACGTCCGAAGACAACGAGGTCGAGCAGAGAGTTTGTTCCGAGACGGTTTGCACCGTGAACGGAAGCTGAAGCGCACTCACCCGCAGCGAAGAATCCGGGAACGAATTCCTCTTTCTCCATGTTGCCTTTGATAACCTGAGTGAGGTAGCCTGTGGGGATACCGCCGTTCTGGTAGTGGGCAGTGGGAGTAACGGGGATGGGTTCTTTAGTACAGTCAACACCCGCAAACACGAGAGAAAGCTCGTGGATACCGGGGAGTTTTTCCATAATGTTAGCCGCACCGATGTGGTCGATCTTAAGGAGAACGTGGTCTTTTCTGGGGCCGACGCCTCTTCCGTCAAGAACCTCTCTCATCATTGAGCGTGAAACGATGTCTCTGGGTGCAAGGTCTTTGATGGTGGGAGCATATCTCTCCATGAAACGCTCGCCCTGAGCATTCAGAAGGATACCGCCCTCGCCTCTAACGCCTTCAGTGATAAGGTTTCCTGCGCCGTAGATGCCTGTGGGGTGATACTGGAAGAACTCAGCGTCGCACCATGAATAGCCTTTGCGCATTGCAAGGGCGAGACCGTCACCTGTGTTGATGTGTGCGTTTGAGTTTGTCTGGAAGATACGGCAGTTACCGCCTGTTGCGAAAACAACTGCTTTCGCATTGAAGACGTGGAGTTCGCCGTTCTGTATATCGTAGCAGAGAACGCCGTTCACTGCGCCATCGTTAACGAGCAGTTCCAGAGCGTAGAACTCGCTGTAGAAGTGAGTTCCCTGAGCCACTGATTTTTCATAAAGGGTCTGAAGCATAGCGTGGCCTGTACGGTCGGCCGCATAGCAGGCTCTTTTAACGGCTCTTTTTCCGAACTCTGCGGTGTGACCGCCGAAGGGACGCTGAGCGATTTTGCCTTCGGGAGTTCTGGAGAAGGGGAGACCGATGTGCTCCAGAGCGATGATCATTTCGGGAGCCTGTTTTGTCATGTATTCAGCGGCGTCCTGATCGCAAAGGTAGTCGGATCCTTTAACCGTGTCATACATGTGCCAGTGCCAGTGGTCCTCTTCGAGGTTGCCAAGGGCTGCGGATATACCGCCCTGTGCCGAAATAGTGTGGCTTCTTGTGGGGTAGACTTCGGAAACGACCGCAGTTTTGCAGTACTGAGAAGCAACCTGTGCTGCGTTCAGACCTGCGCCGCCCGCACCGACAACCACAACGTCAAACTTATGATATTCTATTTTTACTGACATACCCTATAACTCCTGTCTTATATTTTAACGGCAAGAATCACAAGAGCGATTCCCAGCAGCCAGTAGATGCCGTAGAGAACAGCTCTCCAGCCTGCGCAGGAAACGTAGTCATCAGTGATCATTTTGAAGCCGTTAAAAGTGTGGAATACGCCGAAAGCTGCGATGGGGCCTGTAACAACCTGCATCATACCTGCTTCGCCGCCTTTCAGCATGGAGAAAAAGTGTACGAACACAACGAGGATCAGGATTATGCCGGATACTCTCTGCATTATCCATCCGATGGTTCCTGCGTCGCTTGTTCCGTTATACTTATAGTGTCTCATTGATATTCCCCCCTTACGCCGCGAATATCGGAATTATTCCGATAATTGTGATTACAAGTGTGAGAAACACAACGGCCATAAAGTATTTCTTGAATGATTCCCTTTCAGCTGCGGCGCCGAATTCCATAAGGACGATGCGCACACCGTTAAAAGCGTGAAAAGAGAAGCTGGCAAGAAAGAGCGCTTTCACAACAGAAAGCTTAGTCACTTCCAGAAAGGGGGCAACCGTACCGGAAACGCCCAGAATGTGAAGGATCAGATAGAGTCCGATTATCACTCCTGTGCCACGGTGAAGAAGCCACGCCACCATTCCGGGGTGTTTGCGGTACCCTGTTTTCTTAGGGTAGGTTTCAAGGTCTTTCCTCGGCATCTTACACTCCTGAAAAAAGTTTTTAAGATACAAACACTGTTAAAATCTCAATTACCACTGTTATCATAATAGTGTTTCCATGTCAACCGGATTGTATACAATATACAGCAATAAAATGAGAAACACCCGCTCAAACAGACTATTACAGAAAGGAGTCCAAGTTTTCGCAAAAACTTAAACCACGTTTTAAAATACATAAAACCCCTCGGAAACGCACTGCATATTGACAGCGTAAATATGCTCGGATGCCCGCTGTGCAATGTTTACCCCCGTTCATAACCCGCCATGAAGCGCATTTTGTTCTGTAAAAATCCATAGACATGATTTATGCTGAACCATGGAAATAATGTTCGGACTCATTCAGGAAATGTCGGTCTTTGCGGTGGCGGCATATCTTTTCAGCAAAACGCCAGCCTTCCGCCCTCTTTCGGCAGGGCTTCTGAAGCCGCTGGACAACATATCGGTCTATCTTTTCTTCACAGCAATAACTATCATGGGAACTTATCTCGGTCTCCACGTCAACGGTGCGATAGCTAACACCAGAGCTATAGGAGCTGTTATGGCTGGACTTCTGGCGGGGCCGTGGATGGGGCTTGCGGTGGGGATAACAGGCGGCCTGCACAGGTTCATGCTGGGCGGATTCACAGCCTCCGCATGCGGAATATCAACAACGGCGGAAGGACTTATAGGCGGTCTGGTGTTTCTGTGGTTCAGACGCAAAGGACAGCCGGACGGCATTTTCAACTTTAAGACGGCATTCGCCACCACCTTCATCAGCGAAATGGTTCAGATGGCGATCATCCTTATATTTGCAAAACCTTTCAGCGAGGCGTGGGAACTGGTGCAGATAATAGCTCTGCCGATGATGTTCGCAAACGCCGCAGGGGCCGGTCTCTTCGTCAGTATATTCAAAGACAGCAAGAACGCTCTGGACAGCTACGGAGCCGAGTTTTCAAGAAAAGCCCTGAACATCGCAAACAAAACTCTGCCGGTGCTTTCAAAGGGTTTCAACGAGCAGTCGGCACAGACTCTGGCAGGAGTTATCCTGAGCGAAACAGGCGTGGGCGCAGTGGCCATAACCGACAGAACACACGTAATGGCATTCAAAGGAATAGACGCAGACCACCATCTGCCCCAAAGCAATATCTCTTCCCGAAAGACTCTGGACTGCATAAACAGCGGCGAGGTAATCTTCATTGACGGAATAACCGAACACTACACCTGTGCAATCCATGAAAACTGCCCCCTCGGCTCGGCACTGATAGTTCCTCTGGTGCTGGAGAAAGAGGTAATAGGCACAATAAAGATGTATGAACCGAAGAACAGACGCTTCCTCGGCTTCAACCAGTCATTCGGCGAAGGTATCGCCGAAGTGCTCTCAACCCAGCTGATGCTCTCGAAATATGAAGAGCAGAAAAGGCTTCTTACTGAGGCCGAACTTAAGCTGATGCAGGCGCAGGTGAATCCCCATTTCCTGTTCAACACACTGAACACCATCGGCGCTGTCGTCCGCAGTCAGCCCGAAAAGGCAAAAGAGCTTATCAATCATCTCTCAATTTTCTTCCGCAGTAACCTGAAACGCTCGTCGGAAACGGCAACGCTTGCAGAGGAGATAGAGCATATCCGCTCCTATCTGGTCATAGAGGAGGCAAGGTTCAGCGACAGACTTAAGGTAGAGATAGATATCGACGACACCCTGCGGCAGGTTGCAATGCCCGCATTCACCATTCAGCCCATAGTGGAGAACGCCATCAAGCACGGACTTTCAAATATTCTGGGGGATGCTCTCATAAAGATAACCGCCAGAGCGGAGGACGGCCGATGCATCATCCGGGTGGAGGACAACGCCGGAATCTGGTGCGAAAGCGGAAAAAGCCGAAACGGAATAGGTATGAACAGTGTTGACACACGGATAAAAAACATGTTCGGCGGCGAATACGGTCTGAGCGTAAGATGTCTGGAAGGCTCGTTCACTATTGTGGAAATACATCTTCCCGTGAGTAAGTTATGAGATACAAGGCACTCATCATTGACGACGAACCCTATGCGAGGGAGGAGTTGCGGTTTCAGTTGGAAAAGACAGGACTTTTCGACATAACCGCCGAGGCGGGAAACGCTGTGGAGGGTGTCAGGCTGGTTAACAGCCACAGGCCGGACATAATCTTCCTGGATATAAATATGCCTGTCATCAACGGGTTCGACATGCTGAGCATGATAGAGAAATCCATAATGCCCTATGTTGTGTTCGTCACAGCATACGATCAGTACGCCCTGAAAGCCTTCGAGGAGAAGGCTCTGGACTATCTGCTGAAACCTGTTGAACAGGACAGACTGGAAAAGACACTGGAAAAGATAATCCGCTCCCTTGAAAAGGGCGAAATTCCCTCCTATGAACGCAAGGACCTGACACGCATCCCCTGCTCGCTCATCAACACAATCAAACTGGTGGATCTCAGCGAAATTGAATACATCTACTCGGACATGACGGGCGTTCACGCCGTCACCGCAGGAAAGGAATACCTGACAGACCTGACCCTTAAACTAATCGAATGCCGCACGGAGCTTTTCCGCTGCCACAGACAATATCTGGTTAATCTGGCGAAGATAGACAGAATTGTGCTGAACGGGAACTTTTCCGCCGATGCCTACACAGCCTCCGGCAGGGTCGTCCCCGTCAGCAGAAGATATCTTAAACTATTGAAGGACGCACTGGGACTATAGACACACTATTCACGCCAAAGGAATGCCGAAGCGACGGGCGACCTCATCAAGGTCAATGTTAAGCCCCATCTCCTTGGCATCTTTGATAACATCCCACGAGGCCTCCGCCTGAGCCGCCAGAACAAACTCCG includes the following:
- a CDS encoding TerC family protein — its product is MEWLADPSQWFAFAVLLLLEIVLGIDNIIFISVLTNKLPLEKREKVRKLGISLAMIMRILLVMGISWVISLTEPVFTAFEKAISWKDIILVAGGLFLIAKSTMEIHHSVEDCSSQEKEVSITANVAGIIFQILMLDLVFSVDSVITAVGMVQYVSMMVAVIIISVLVMLLTSKRIAEFIEKHPTFKMLALSFLMLIGMSLVGEGLQFHIPKGYLYFAISFSLIVEALNTKVRKKHQKSVLLRAPAVSKDNC
- a CDS encoding ImmA/IrrE family metallo-endopeptidase gives rise to the protein MNNMAREAIGNLTTYLLDYYYNGKISFPLNIEEMIINKLQGRIEPDATLDMFIDAKIVKSSSNNNHKFTIFINPNLPQTRKNFTLAHELGHLFLHMGFMIDNAKWEAAPEYIDGAFARNQYDTGENENQAHEFAGSLLMPAEQYKQFVRDNAINNQIDVQGIANYFGVSYDAALVRGKWLGVFNW
- a CDS encoding succinate dehydrogenase iron-sulfur subunit, with product MNTVTFEIFRYDPDKDKEPYYQTYKVELRRPGYLMLDALNQIKWEQDPTLTYRRSCREGVCGSDGLNVNGVNMLSCMTKVEDLGADHIVVQPLPGMNVMRDLVVDVDDFFNKFITVKPYLIRKSPNPDKEIYQSPEDRKKLDGLYECILCGCCSSSCPSFWSDKKYLGPNAALRAWRYIVDSRDEGAEERLPILNDKHGVWRCHTIYNCVEACPKELNPTEAIMNIRKMLLDQQV
- the sdhA gene encoding succinate dehydrogenase flavoprotein subunit, with product MSVKIEYHKFDVVVVGAGGAGLNAAQVASQYCKTAVVSEVYPTRSHTISAQGGISAALGNLEEDHWHWHMYDTVKGSDYLCDQDAAEYMTKQAPEMIIALEHIGLPFSRTPEGKIAQRPFGGHTAEFGKRAVKRACYAADRTGHAMLQTLYEKSVAQGTHFYSEFYALELLVNDGAVNGVLCYDIQNGELHVFNAKAVVFATGGNCRIFQTNSNAHINTGDGLALAMRKGYSWCDAEFFQYHPTGIYGAGNLITEGVRGEGGILLNAQGERFMERYAPTIKDLAPRDIVSRSMMREVLDGRGVGPRKDHVLLKIDHIGAANIMEKLPGIHELSLVFAGVDCTKEPIPVTPTAHYQNGGIPTGYLTQVIKGNMEKEEFVPGFFAAGECASASVHGANRLGTNSLLDLVVFGRTAGEQAAKYAAANSLVPLAENAGSEGLATLQKYGNANGKYSFGEIWGELTDVMQKKMSVFRTEKLMKECYSTLLELEAKMDDYRVNDKSSVYNLDLIEALELNNMILVAKACTQAAILRKESRGGHFRDDYPDRDDVNFLKHTEVYLEEDGKTPRVEYRNVRMKPLTVEPFPPKARVY
- a CDS encoding succinate dehydrogenase, hydrophobic membrane anchor protein, which gives rise to MRHYKYNGTSDAGTIGWIMQRVSGIILILVVFVHFFSMLKGGEAGMMQVVTGPIAAFGVFHTFNGFKMITDDYVSCAGWRAVLYGIYWLLGIALVILAVKI
- a CDS encoding succinate dehydrogenase, cytochrome b556 subunit, with product MPRKDLETYPKKTGYRKHPGMVAWLLHRGTGVIIGLYLILHILGVSGTVAPFLEVTKLSVVKALFLASFSFHAFNGVRIVLMEFGAAAERESFKKYFMAVVFLTLVITIIGIIPIFAA
- a CDS encoding sensor histidine kinase; this translates as MEIMFGLIQEMSVFAVAAYLFSKTPAFRPLSAGLLKPLDNISVYLFFTAITIMGTYLGLHVNGAIANTRAIGAVMAGLLAGPWMGLAVGITGGLHRFMLGGFTASACGISTTAEGLIGGLVFLWFRRKGQPDGIFNFKTAFATTFISEMVQMAIILIFAKPFSEAWELVQIIALPMMFANAAGAGLFVSIFKDSKNALDSYGAEFSRKALNIANKTLPVLSKGFNEQSAQTLAGVILSETGVGAVAITDRTHVMAFKGIDADHHLPQSNISSRKTLDCINSGEVIFIDGITEHYTCAIHENCPLGSALIVPLVLEKEVIGTIKMYEPKNRRFLGFNQSFGEGIAEVLSTQLMLSKYEEQKRLLTEAELKLMQAQVNPHFLFNTLNTIGAVVRSQPEKAKELINHLSIFFRSNLKRSSETATLAEEIEHIRSYLVIEEARFSDRLKVEIDIDDTLRQVAMPAFTIQPIVENAIKHGLSNILGDALIKITARAEDGRCIIRVEDNAGIWCESGKSRNGIGMNSVDTRIKNMFGGEYGLSVRCLEGSFTIVEIHLPVSKL
- the btsR gene encoding two-component system response regulator BtsR, yielding MRYKALIIDDEPYAREELRFQLEKTGLFDITAEAGNAVEGVRLVNSHRPDIIFLDINMPVINGFDMLSMIEKSIMPYVVFVTAYDQYALKAFEEKALDYLLKPVEQDRLEKTLEKIIRSLEKGEIPSYERKDLTRIPCSLINTIKLVDLSEIEYIYSDMTGVHAVTAGKEYLTDLTLKLIECRTELFRCHRQYLVNLAKIDRIVLNGNFSADAYTASGRVVPVSRRYLKLLKDALGL